The following coding sequences are from one Rathayibacter sp. VKM Ac-2760 window:
- a CDS encoding acyltransferase: MGLGIRIRAVELAEAAAYSPLLSARLRWRALRALGWRDLAAPTIKRGGWINGHRLSIGPGGFLAVGVYLDAAAPITIGREVMIGPHAMVLTSTHAVGGPERRGGASEYHPVSIGDGCWIGAGAIVLPGVAVAAGCVIAAGAVVTEDTEPHGLYGGVPARRLKDLPV; this comes from the coding sequence ATGGGACTGGGGATCAGGATCCGGGCGGTCGAGCTCGCCGAGGCGGCCGCGTACTCGCCGCTGCTGAGCGCGCGCCTGCGCTGGCGGGCGCTGCGGGCGCTCGGCTGGCGCGACCTGGCCGCGCCGACCATCAAGCGGGGCGGCTGGATCAACGGGCACCGGCTGAGCATCGGGCCGGGCGGGTTCCTCGCCGTCGGTGTGTACCTCGATGCAGCCGCCCCGATCACGATCGGGCGCGAGGTGATGATCGGGCCGCACGCGATGGTGCTCACGTCGACCCACGCGGTCGGCGGGCCGGAGCGACGCGGCGGGGCGTCGGAGTACCACCCGGTGAGCATCGGCGACGGCTGCTGGATCGGTGCGGGCGCGATCGTGCTGCCCGGGGTCGCGGTCGCCGCGGGCTGCGTGATCGCCGCCGGCGCGGTCGTCACCGAGGACACCGAGCCGCACGGGCTCTACGGCGGCGTCCCCGCGCGGCGGCTGAAGGACCTCCCCGTCTAG
- a CDS encoding MerR: MNRYQVVVTREKPFWVAVVQGLPGGATESRSLALLEGEVRDLVSGLTDVDEDAFALSWDYGAAFPDDVAAVLGQVRIARENLERSRVEYERLQHDAVAGVRGEGVSVRDAAVLLSLSHQRISQIAS; the protein is encoded by the coding sequence ATGAACCGCTATCAGGTCGTCGTCACTCGCGAGAAGCCGTTCTGGGTGGCGGTCGTGCAGGGCCTCCCGGGGGGCGCGACCGAGTCGCGGTCGCTCGCCCTGCTCGAGGGAGAGGTCCGCGATCTCGTCAGCGGGCTGACGGACGTGGACGAGGACGCGTTCGCGCTGTCGTGGGACTACGGCGCGGCCTTCCCGGACGACGTCGCCGCCGTGCTCGGTCAGGTCAGGATCGCGCGGGAGAACCTGGAGCGCAGCCGCGTCGAGTACGAGCGCCTCCAGCACGACGCGGTCGCCGGCGTCCGCGGCGAAGGAGTGTCCGTGCGGGATGCCGCCGTCCTCCTGAGCCTCTCCCACCAGCGCATCTCGCAGATCGCGTCCTGA
- a CDS encoding alpha-1,2-fucosyltransferase, whose protein sequence is MSAGDLRAAVLAPLRRRGTTVLMPPEAFGGGNLLYFWLQAAARRARGEAAAVRSTARSAEWAAVLAVDELAVRPEDVRFTSPREAHSAYQRLGTDFTVEELGAFLDRHVLGGAFAGLVAASPPVADLTINVRRGDYYSVPAFRGRYAFDVVEYVGVALAAARERAEVRSVLLVSDDLDWCRLKLARVLDGIDVRVPAPGTLATAQLALLAASPRLVLANSTFSYWGGYLSAHLHRTAEVHAPWFHSREWDGGAATQLHPRWSVIRDLPGGWDG, encoded by the coding sequence ATGAGCGCCGGTGACCTGCGAGCGGCGGTCCTCGCGCCGCTGCGCCGGCGCGGGACGACGGTCCTGATGCCACCGGAGGCGTTCGGCGGCGGCAACCTCCTCTACTTCTGGCTGCAGGCCGCGGCGCGGCGGGCGCGGGGCGAGGCGGCTGCGGTGCGGAGCACGGCGCGGTCGGCGGAGTGGGCCGCGGTGCTCGCCGTCGACGAGCTCGCGGTGCGGCCCGAGGACGTCCGGTTCACCAGCCCGCGCGAGGCGCACAGCGCGTATCAGCGGCTCGGCACGGACTTCACGGTCGAGGAGCTCGGCGCCTTCCTCGACCGGCACGTGCTCGGCGGGGCCTTCGCCGGCCTCGTCGCCGCCTCGCCGCCCGTCGCCGATCTCACGATCAACGTCCGGCGCGGCGACTACTACAGCGTCCCCGCCTTCCGCGGCCGCTACGCCTTCGACGTGGTGGAGTACGTCGGCGTCGCGCTCGCCGCCGCGCGCGAGCGGGCCGAGGTGCGCAGCGTGCTGCTCGTCTCGGACGACCTCGACTGGTGCCGGCTCAAGCTGGCGCGGGTGCTCGACGGGATCGACGTGCGCGTGCCTGCCCCGGGCACGCTCGCGACCGCGCAGCTCGCGCTCCTGGCCGCCTCGCCCCGGCTGGTGCTGGCGAACTCGACGTTCTCCTATTGGGGTGGCTACCTCAGCGCCCACCTGCACCGCACCGCCGAGGTGCACGCGCCCTGGTTCCACAGCCGGGAGTGGGACGGCGGCGCGGCGACGCAGCTGCACCCGCGCTGGAGCGTGATCCGCGACCTCCCCGGCGGCTGGGACGGCTGA
- a CDS encoding acyltransferase, with protein MTRQVSAPQDAAQGRRRATIGSAFDPRSNSVNALRLGLAVAVIVSHSFPLGGYGEDPGFGGSDLGDWAVGGFFVTSGYLITASRLRSHSLRDYLWRRFLRIYPAFLVSLLVVGFVIAPLASLLLGAGPWTAAGGARFVLGNLALYIREFGIDGMLGTVPYLGAWNGSLWTLFYEFVSYLVIGVLISVVPRRRVAPLVVVGFAGLTLVAGVLATDRVPFPAALNQTVTLVAFFLAGAIVHLFRDRIPLTLPLALLALVLFALVVGSGLYRVLAGLPLAYLMLALGARLPLRRLGATHDVSYGMYIYAFPVQQLLALALAGAGVPVWGYVLLAIVLTLPLAWASWLLIERPAMRLKRLTARAPVDVEGHVLR; from the coding sequence ATGACACGGCAGGTGAGCGCCCCGCAGGACGCGGCGCAGGGGCGACGGCGGGCGACGATCGGGTCGGCCTTCGACCCGCGCAGCAACAGCGTCAACGCCCTGCGGCTCGGGCTCGCGGTGGCCGTGATCGTGTCGCACTCGTTCCCGCTGGGCGGCTACGGCGAGGATCCGGGCTTCGGCGGCTCCGACCTGGGCGACTGGGCGGTGGGCGGGTTCTTCGTCACCTCCGGCTACCTGATCACGGCCAGCCGGCTCCGCTCGCACTCGCTGCGCGACTACCTCTGGCGGCGCTTCCTGCGGATCTACCCCGCCTTCCTGGTGTCGCTCCTCGTCGTCGGCTTCGTGATAGCGCCGCTCGCGTCGCTGCTGCTCGGGGCCGGGCCGTGGACCGCGGCGGGCGGTGCTCGCTTCGTGCTCGGCAACCTGGCGCTCTACATCCGCGAGTTCGGCATCGACGGCATGCTCGGGACGGTGCCGTACCTGGGCGCGTGGAACGGCTCGCTCTGGACCCTCTTCTACGAGTTCGTCAGCTACCTCGTGATCGGGGTGCTGATCTCGGTGGTGCCGCGGCGGCGGGTCGCTCCGCTCGTCGTCGTCGGGTTCGCGGGGCTCACGCTGGTCGCCGGCGTGCTGGCCACCGATCGCGTGCCCTTCCCCGCGGCGCTCAACCAGACGGTGACGCTCGTCGCGTTCTTCCTGGCGGGCGCGATCGTGCACCTCTTCCGCGATCGGATCCCGCTGACGCTGCCGCTCGCGCTCCTGGCACTGGTGCTCTTCGCGCTGGTGGTCGGCAGCGGGCTGTACCGCGTGCTGGCCGGCCTGCCGCTCGCCTATCTGATGCTGGCGCTGGGCGCCCGGCTGCCGCTCCGGCGGCTCGGCGCGACCCACGACGTCTCCTACGGGATGTACATCTACGCGTTCCCGGTCCAGCAGCTGCTGGCGCTCGCGCTGGCCGGCGCCGGGGTGCCGGTCTGGGGCTACGTCCTGCTCGCGATCGTGCTGACGCTGCCGCTCGCCTGGGCCAGCTGGCTGCTGATCGAGCGGCCGGCGATGCGGCTGAAGCGGCTCACCGCGCGGGCACCGGTCGACGTCGAGGGACACGTCCTCCGCTGA
- a CDS encoding ABC transporter ATP-binding protein, whose protein sequence is MTDRSIRPGLGVLLSLAGAASPGWIVAAIAGSLVLAVLDTLGVAAMVPLMALLTGTDTGTGVVAVLADAIGSSDVATLVPIVAGFVAVVFVLKSIGTIVFRWWLLGRTTRVSADASTELLRRYVLSPYAVHRSRRLSEVYRNINDSTVQASGVLLGVLGIASDALVLVALVGVLLVASPIATVFAAVFFAVLLGGVQALLRRRQARLGEELAGAALETWQFLLPSLDGFREARLSSSASRLVAGFGAAKHRTAQASRTLSIVSELPKYLLEIGFVVAIIGISGILLATGSSAEALSVLGVFAAASLRALPTLNRISATFAIIRSGQAGLGIVKGAAEELEALGAHDETPGGGGRFRGDIVLEDVSYRYPDSDRDVIRGVSLTIAENATTAFVGSSGAGKSTLLDLVLGLLEPTEGRLLCGGRPIGADLAGWYAGLGVVPQDVFLLDASFAANIAFGVPSDEVDLDRVREVVRTAQLEEFVEQLPLGLETRVGERGVRLSGGQRQRIGLARALYRRPAILVLDEATSALDNKTEHEISKAVAALHGSMTVLIVAHRLSTVRGADRLLFLDDGRIEGAGTFDEVRAEHAAFAHLVALGELT, encoded by the coding sequence ATGACCGATCGATCGATCCGGCCGGGTCTGGGGGTCCTGCTCTCCCTCGCCGGCGCCGCGTCGCCCGGGTGGATCGTCGCCGCGATCGCCGGCTCGCTCGTGCTGGCCGTGCTGGACACCCTCGGCGTCGCCGCGATGGTGCCGCTGATGGCGCTGCTGACCGGCACCGACACCGGGACCGGAGTGGTCGCCGTGCTCGCCGACGCGATCGGCTCGAGCGACGTGGCGACCCTCGTCCCGATCGTGGCGGGCTTCGTCGCGGTCGTCTTCGTGCTCAAGAGCATCGGCACGATCGTCTTCCGCTGGTGGCTGCTCGGGCGCACCACCCGGGTGTCGGCCGACGCGTCGACCGAGCTCCTGCGCCGCTACGTCCTCTCGCCCTACGCCGTGCACCGCTCGCGCCGGCTGTCCGAGGTCTATCGCAACATCAACGACTCGACGGTCCAGGCGTCCGGCGTGCTCCTCGGTGTGCTCGGGATCGCCTCGGACGCGCTGGTGCTGGTCGCCCTCGTCGGCGTGCTGCTGGTCGCCTCCCCGATCGCGACCGTCTTCGCCGCGGTGTTCTTCGCGGTCCTGCTCGGCGGGGTGCAGGCGCTGCTGCGCCGCAGGCAGGCGCGACTCGGCGAGGAGCTGGCCGGGGCCGCCCTCGAGACCTGGCAGTTCCTCCTCCCCTCGCTCGACGGCTTCCGCGAGGCGCGGCTCTCCTCGAGCGCGTCGCGGCTCGTCGCCGGCTTCGGCGCGGCCAAGCACCGGACCGCGCAGGCCTCGCGGACGCTCTCGATCGTCTCGGAGCTGCCCAAGTACCTGCTCGAGATCGGCTTCGTGGTCGCGATCATCGGCATCTCGGGGATCCTCCTCGCGACGGGCTCGTCGGCCGAGGCCCTCTCGGTCCTGGGCGTGTTCGCGGCCGCGTCGCTGCGCGCCCTCCCGACGCTCAATCGGATCTCCGCCACGTTCGCCATCATCCGCAGCGGTCAGGCCGGTCTCGGGATCGTGAAGGGCGCGGCCGAGGAGCTCGAGGCGCTGGGCGCGCACGACGAGACACCGGGCGGCGGCGGGCGCTTCCGCGGCGACATCGTGCTCGAGGACGTCTCGTACCGCTACCCCGACTCCGACCGCGACGTGATCCGGGGGGTGTCGCTGACGATCGCGGAGAACGCGACGACGGCCTTCGTCGGCTCGAGCGGTGCCGGCAAGAGCACCCTCCTCGACCTGGTGCTCGGACTGCTCGAGCCCACCGAGGGCCGCCTCCTCTGCGGCGGGCGGCCGATCGGAGCGGACCTCGCCGGCTGGTACGCAGGCCTGGGCGTCGTGCCGCAGGACGTGTTCCTCCTCGACGCGTCCTTCGCCGCGAACATCGCGTTCGGCGTGCCGAGCGACGAGGTCGACCTCGACCGCGTGCGCGAGGTGGTCCGCACCGCCCAGCTCGAGGAGTTCGTGGAGCAGCTGCCGCTCGGGCTCGAGACGCGCGTGGGCGAGCGCGGCGTCCGTCTCTCGGGCGGCCAGCGGCAGCGCATCGGCCTGGCTCGGGCGCTGTACCGGCGCCCCGCGATCCTCGTCCTCGACGAGGCGACGTCGGCGCTGGACAACAAGACCGAGCACGAGATCTCGAAGGCCGTCGCCGCGCTGCACGGGAGCATGACCGTGCTGATCGTCGCGCACCGGCTCTCGACCGTCCGCGGCGCGGACCGCCTGCTGTTCCTCGACGACGGCCGCATCGAGGGGGCGGGGACCTTCGACGAGGTCCGGGCGGAGCACGCTGCGTTCGCGCACCTGGTGGCGCTGGGAGAGCTGACGTGA
- a CDS encoding bifunctional proline dehydrogenase/L-glutamate gamma-semialdehyde dehydrogenase, with the protein MTDLAAPARSTGPSPDGPAPDSVDPGLVDASVALVRQWLQDAAGIPVDASGAQLAGVLKDPTGLDFTVGFVDGVVRPEDTRVAAAALRAIAGGVPRFLPAPMRGAVALGGAVAPLLPDVVVPIARRVLRQMVGHLIIDATDSRLGPAIAKIRRDGVRLNMNLLGEAVLGRKEAQRRLEGTHRLLARDDVDYVSIKVSSTVAPHNPWAFDAAVDDIAEELAPLFARAASATPQKFVNLDMEEYKDLDLTIAVFTRLLDRPEFLGLEAGIVLQAYLPDALSAMIRLQEWSAARRARGGAGIKVRLVKGANLPMEQVEASVHGWPLATWSTKQDSDTNYKRVIDYALHPDRIRNVRVGVAGHNLFDVAYSWLLAGERGVREGIEYEMLLGMAQGQAEAVRRTVGSLLLYTPVVSPAEFDVAIAYLIRRLEEGASSDNFMSAVFELEAQPALFAREEARFRASVRALDGAVPPAHRVADRFAAAGRPGFGDFRSTPDTDPSVAENRAWAQEILARVPSSRAGVDAIEAATLTTREELEAALAATRAAGSAWGRVPADERARILHRAGEELEARRGELLEVMAAEGGKTLDQGDPEVSEAIDFAHYYAERARELDSVDGAEFHPAQLTLVAPPWNFPVAIPAGGVLAALAAGSAAVLKPAGPTARCGAVVAEALWAAGVPREALLLLRLPEEELGADLIAHDAVDRVILTGAYETAELFRSFRNDLPLLAETSGKNAIIVTPSADLDLAVKDVVSSAFGHAGQKCSAASLVVLVGSVARSKRFRAQLLDAVASLTVGLPTDPATRMGPVIEPAAGKLLRGLTVLGEGESWLLAPRSLDDTGMLWSPGVRDGVRRGSEFHRTEYFGPILGIMTAATLEDAIALVNEVDYGLTSGLHALDPAEIGAWLGGIQAGNLYVNRGTTGAIVERQPFGGWKKSAVGPGTKAGGPDYLLGLGSWTSAPSSATATVTDPRVVRLVAAARAELPAAEADGVERIARSAALAQSSRSPRDVTGLAAERNVFRHLPYDAPVLIRLAEGEPVGSLVRVVVAAATAGARVAVSSAVALPPQLVSAIASGASAVAVEDETAWAARVRAHGGGRVRLLGAPAASVTAVTGGRPDLAVYAGEATESGRLELLPFLREQAVSITAHRFGTPDHLTDALL; encoded by the coding sequence ATGACGGATCTCGCAGCTCCTGCCCGCTCCACCGGCCCCTCCCCCGACGGGCCCGCTCCCGACAGCGTCGACCCCGGGCTCGTCGACGCGAGCGTCGCGCTCGTGCGGCAGTGGCTGCAGGACGCCGCGGGCATCCCGGTCGACGCGTCCGGCGCGCAGCTCGCCGGCGTGCTCAAGGACCCGACGGGCCTCGACTTCACGGTCGGCTTCGTCGACGGCGTGGTCCGGCCGGAGGACACCAGGGTCGCCGCCGCGGCGCTGCGCGCGATCGCCGGCGGCGTGCCGCGCTTCCTCCCCGCCCCGATGCGCGGCGCGGTCGCGCTCGGCGGCGCGGTGGCCCCGCTGCTGCCGGACGTGGTGGTGCCGATCGCGCGCCGAGTGCTGCGGCAGATGGTCGGCCACCTCATCATCGACGCGACCGACTCGCGGCTCGGGCCGGCCATCGCGAAGATCCGCCGCGACGGCGTCCGGCTGAACATGAACCTGCTCGGCGAGGCGGTGCTCGGGCGGAAGGAGGCGCAGCGCCGCCTGGAGGGCACGCACCGGCTGCTCGCGCGCGACGACGTCGACTACGTCTCGATCAAGGTCTCCTCCACCGTCGCCCCGCACAACCCGTGGGCGTTCGACGCCGCGGTCGACGACATCGCCGAGGAGCTCGCTCCGCTGTTCGCGCGCGCGGCGAGCGCGACGCCGCAGAAGTTCGTCAACCTCGACATGGAGGAGTACAAGGACCTCGACCTCACCATCGCGGTCTTCACCCGCCTGCTCGACCGGCCGGAGTTCCTCGGCCTCGAGGCGGGCATCGTGCTGCAGGCCTACCTGCCCGATGCGCTGTCCGCGATGATCCGGCTGCAGGAGTGGAGCGCGGCGCGGCGGGCCCGCGGCGGCGCCGGCATCAAGGTGCGCCTGGTCAAGGGCGCGAACCTGCCGATGGAGCAGGTCGAGGCCTCCGTGCACGGCTGGCCGCTCGCGACCTGGTCGACGAAGCAGGACTCGGACACGAACTACAAGCGCGTGATCGACTACGCGCTGCACCCGGACCGGATCCGGAACGTGCGGGTCGGCGTGGCCGGGCACAACCTCTTCGACGTCGCCTACTCCTGGCTGCTGGCCGGCGAGCGCGGCGTCCGCGAGGGGATCGAGTACGAGATGCTCCTCGGCATGGCGCAGGGCCAGGCGGAGGCGGTGCGCCGCACGGTCGGCTCGCTGCTGCTCTACACGCCGGTGGTCTCGCCGGCCGAGTTCGACGTGGCGATCGCGTACCTGATCCGGCGGCTGGAGGAGGGCGCGTCGAGCGACAACTTCATGTCGGCCGTGTTCGAGCTGGAGGCGCAGCCGGCCCTGTTCGCCCGCGAGGAGGCGCGCTTCCGCGCCTCCGTCCGCGCGCTCGACGGCGCCGTGCCGCCCGCGCACCGGGTCGCCGACCGCTTCGCCGCGGCCGGCCGACCCGGCTTCGGCGACTTCCGCAGCACGCCCGACACCGACCCCTCCGTCGCCGAGAACCGGGCCTGGGCGCAGGAGATCCTGGCCCGCGTGCCCTCCTCCCGCGCCGGGGTCGACGCGATCGAGGCCGCGACTCTCACCACCCGCGAGGAGCTGGAGGCGGCGCTCGCCGCGACCCGCGCCGCCGGCTCCGCGTGGGGGCGTGTGCCCGCCGACGAGCGGGCCCGCATCCTGCACCGCGCCGGCGAGGAGCTCGAGGCGCGGCGCGGCGAGCTGCTCGAGGTGATGGCCGCCGAGGGCGGCAAGACGCTCGACCAGGGCGACCCGGAGGTGTCCGAGGCGATCGACTTCGCGCACTACTACGCCGAGCGGGCGCGCGAGCTCGACTCCGTCGACGGCGCGGAGTTCCACCCGGCGCAGCTGACGCTCGTCGCTCCGCCGTGGAACTTCCCGGTCGCGATCCCCGCGGGCGGCGTGCTCGCCGCGCTGGCCGCCGGCTCGGCCGCGGTGCTGAAGCCGGCCGGGCCGACCGCGCGCTGCGGCGCCGTGGTGGCCGAGGCGCTCTGGGCCGCGGGTGTGCCGCGCGAGGCGCTGCTGCTGCTGCGCCTGCCGGAGGAGGAGCTCGGCGCCGACCTGATCGCGCACGACGCGGTCGACCGGGTGATCCTCACGGGCGCCTACGAGACGGCGGAGCTGTTCCGCTCCTTCCGGAACGACCTGCCGCTGCTCGCCGAGACGAGCGGCAAGAACGCGATCATCGTCACGCCCTCGGCCGACCTCGACCTCGCAGTGAAGGACGTCGTCTCGAGCGCCTTCGGCCACGCCGGGCAGAAGTGCTCGGCGGCCTCGCTGGTCGTGCTGGTCGGCTCGGTCGCGCGCTCGAAGCGATTCCGCGCGCAGCTGCTCGACGCGGTCGCCTCGCTCACCGTCGGCCTGCCGACCGACCCGGCGACCCGGATGGGGCCGGTCATCGAGCCGGCCGCGGGCAAGCTGCTGCGCGGGCTGACCGTGCTCGGCGAGGGCGAGAGCTGGCTGCTGGCGCCGCGGTCGCTCGACGACACGGGGATGCTCTGGAGCCCGGGCGTGCGCGACGGCGTGCGGCGCGGCTCCGAGTTCCACCGCACGGAGTACTTCGGGCCGATCCTCGGGATCATGACCGCGGCGACCCTCGAGGACGCGATCGCGCTGGTGAACGAGGTCGACTACGGCCTGACCTCGGGGCTGCACGCGCTCGATCCCGCGGAGATCGGGGCGTGGCTGGGCGGGATCCAGGCCGGCAACCTCTACGTGAACCGCGGCACCACCGGCGCGATCGTCGAGCGCCAGCCGTTCGGCGGCTGGAAGAAGTCCGCGGTCGGGCCGGGCACGAAGGCGGGCGGGCCGGACTACCTGCTGGGGCTGGGGTCGTGGACGTCGGCGCCGTCGAGCGCTACCGCGACGGTCACCGACCCGCGCGTGGTCCGGCTCGTGGCGGCCGCCCGCGCCGAGCTGCCCGCGGCGGAGGCGGACGGCGTCGAGCGGATCGCGCGCAGCGCCGCGCTCGCGCAGTCGAGCCGGAGTCCGCGGGACGTGACCGGGCTCGCGGCCGAGCGCAACGTGTTCCGGCACCTGCCGTACGACGCGCCGGTGCTGATCCGGCTGGCGGAGGGCGAGCCGGTCGGCTCGCTCGTGCGGGTCGTCGTCGCCGCGGCGACCGCGGGCGCGCGGGTCGCGGTGTCGAGCGCGGTCGCGCTGCCGCCGCAGCTCGTGTCGGCCATCGCCTCCGGAGCCTCGGCGGTCGCCGTCGAGGACGAGACGGCCTGGGCCGCGCGGGTGCGCGCGCACGGGGGCGGCCGGGTGCGCCTGCTCGGCGCCCCCGCCGCCTCCGTCACCGCGGTCACCGGCGGTCGCCCGGACCTCGCGGTCTACGCGGGCGAGGCGACCGAGTCGGGCCGGCTGGAGCTGCTCCCCTTCCTCCGGGAGCAGGCCGTGTCGATCACGGCCCACCGCTTCGGCACGCCGGACCACCTGACGGACGCGCTGCTCTGA
- a CDS encoding glycosyltransferase → MPRGRPRPAAPRAGLGGDDRALRHGRRPAASARTLAATARALRPAIVHSHLAHADLVSAATPLPRGVRRLTTEHGIAGPDAVYHRSGAQARAMALAHRARLRRFDGAIAVSQATRRAMLQKWHPVLPVDVVLNGVEAPATVPRERPAGSLRVLSLSRLAPEKRIDALLDAFAVLRRQVPGATLTVAGEGALGAGLRAQAAALGLGDAVAFPGFVDPERALAAADVVAQLSVWENCSYTLLDAVARGIGVVATPVGGNPEILDRRSLVDAADPAAVARALRQQGEEPAAAASPRSVARMCADIADVYARRAAA, encoded by the coding sequence CTGCCCCGAGGGCGCCCTCGCCCGGCGGCTCCGCGCGCAGGGCTCGGCGGTGACGACCGGGCGCTTCGGCACGGCCGCCGGCCCGCCGCCTCCGCCCGCACCCTCGCCGCCACGGCCCGGGCGCTGCGCCCCGCGATCGTGCACTCGCACCTCGCCCACGCCGACCTCGTCAGCGCCGCGACCCCGCTGCCGCGCGGCGTCCGGCGGCTCACCACCGAGCACGGCATCGCCGGCCCCGACGCCGTCTACCACCGCTCCGGAGCGCAGGCCCGCGCGATGGCCCTCGCTCACCGCGCGCGTCTGCGCCGCTTCGACGGCGCGATCGCCGTCTCGCAGGCCACCCGCCGCGCGATGCTGCAGAAGTGGCACCCGGTGCTGCCCGTCGACGTCGTGCTCAACGGAGTGGAGGCGCCCGCGACCGTCCCCCGCGAGCGCCCGGCCGGCTCCCTCCGCGTCCTCTCCCTCTCGCGGCTCGCGCCCGAGAAGCGCATCGACGCCCTGCTCGACGCCTTCGCCGTCCTGCGCCGGCAGGTGCCCGGAGCGACGCTGACCGTCGCGGGGGAGGGCGCGCTCGGTGCCGGCCTGCGCGCGCAGGCGGCCGCGCTCGGTCTCGGCGACGCCGTCGCGTTCCCCGGCTTCGTCGACCCCGAGCGCGCGCTCGCCGCGGCCGACGTCGTCGCCCAGCTCTCGGTCTGGGAGAACTGCTCGTACACGCTCCTCGATGCGGTCGCCCGCGGGATCGGCGTCGTCGCGACCCCGGTCGGCGGCAACCCCGAGATCCTCGACCGCCGCTCCCTCGTCGACGCCGCCGATCCCGCGGCCGTGGCTCGGGCGCTCCGTCAGCAGGGGGAGGAGCCGGCCGCGGCCGCCTCGCCGCGCAGCGTCGCGCGGATGTGCGCGGACATCGCCGACGTCTACGCCAGGAGGGCTGCCGCATGA
- a CDS encoding glycosyltransferase, with product MSGDGAVTVIVVGYAHAAYLPECLDSIRTQTRPADRVLIADDASPDDSREVVAAYLGEHPGFAEFHPNPVNVGLTRTLNRMLALVGTEYVAYLSADDLMLPSRLERHLALLEETGADLAYSDAVVIDGDSRLLHASSSVEFPWPDEPARSETVAECILESNWIPAASLLLRTGTLRAAGGYAESLFFEDFELLVRLACRGSRFSYVEEPLVAVRRLSSSLAAQGFDREHSRYLVAMDAALRHYEDAAPDAAERALSVRWELAKRAGRSDLPWRTRLRMLTAARRGAQRRGAFAFHLLRTFGRSAVRR from the coding sequence GTGAGCGGAGACGGAGCGGTCACGGTGATCGTGGTCGGCTACGCCCACGCGGCGTACCTGCCGGAGTGCCTCGACAGCATCCGCACGCAGACCCGGCCGGCCGACCGCGTCCTCATCGCCGACGACGCCTCGCCCGACGACTCCCGCGAGGTCGTCGCGGCCTACCTCGGCGAGCATCCCGGCTTCGCCGAGTTCCACCCGAATCCGGTCAACGTCGGCCTCACCCGCACTCTCAACCGCATGCTCGCCCTGGTCGGCACCGAGTACGTCGCCTACCTGTCCGCCGACGATCTGATGCTGCCGTCGCGCCTCGAGCGGCACCTGGCGCTCCTCGAGGAGACCGGCGCCGACCTCGCCTACAGCGACGCGGTCGTCATCGACGGCGACTCCCGCCTCCTCCACGCCTCGTCGAGCGTCGAGTTCCCCTGGCCGGACGAACCGGCGCGATCGGAGACCGTCGCCGAGTGCATCCTCGAGTCGAACTGGATCCCCGCGGCGTCCCTCCTGCTGCGCACGGGCACGCTGAGGGCGGCCGGCGGCTACGCCGAGTCCCTCTTCTTCGAGGACTTCGAGCTGCTGGTGCGCCTCGCCTGCCGCGGATCCCGGTTCTCCTACGTCGAGGAGCCGCTGGTCGCCGTCCGCCGGCTCAGCAGCTCGCTCGCCGCACAGGGCTTCGATCGCGAGCACTCCCGCTACCTCGTCGCGATGGACGCCGCGCTCAGGCACTACGAGGACGCGGCGCCGGATGCCGCCGAGCGGGCGCTGAGCGTCCGGTGGGAGCTCGCCAAGCGCGCCGGGCGCAGCGATCTGCCGTGGCGCACCAGGCTGCGGATGCTGACCGCGGCGCGGCGGGGCGCGCAACGGCGCGGAGCCTTCGCCTTCCATCTGCTGCGCACGTTCGGCCGCTCGGCGGTGCGCCGGTGA